A portion of the Lampris incognitus isolate fLamInc1 chromosome 9, fLamInc1.hap2, whole genome shotgun sequence genome contains these proteins:
- the eny2 gene encoding transcription and mRNA export factor ENY2 gives MRATINQKLTEMGERERLKELLRAKLTECGWKDQLKAHCKEVIKEKGLEHVTVEDLVVEITPKGRALVPDSVKKELLQKIRGFLAQHAT, from the exons ATGAGGGCGACGATTAATCAGAAGTTAACTGAGATGGGAGAGCGAGAAAG ATTAAAAGAGTTGCTCAGAGCCAAGCTAACTGAATGTGGGTGGAAGGACCAGCTGAAGGCTCACTGCAAAG AAGTCATCAAAGAGAAAGGCTTGGAGCATGTAACTGTGGAGGACCTGGTGGTGGAAATCACACCCAAAGGAAGAG CATTGGTGCCAGACAGTGTCAAGAAAGAACTTCTCCAGAAAATAAGAGGATTCTTAGCTCAGCATGCCACGTAA